In the Pedobacter cryoconitis genome, TGAACGCAGCAAGCCAGCCATAAACGTGGTATAGTAGGCTTTAATATCACCCGTTAATTCACCTTTTTTCAACAGGCCAGTAACCATATAAAGGCCCAGAATATCTGCTTTTCCTTCTTCCAGCCATCCAGATTGCTCTTTAAGTGCTTCTTTTACGAAACCTTTACCAGTAACTGTATTTTTGATACCCAGGCCATGTGCTACTTCATGAAACATGACATTGGCAAAGAATGAATCAAAATTGATGTATTGCTGCTGATCTTTATCAATCAGTTCTGCTGCAATCGGAACCAGGATCTTATCGAATTTAGCTTTCATTGCATTCTTCAATTGTGACCTGCGTGTACCCTTTTTCTGTTGAATTACTTCATCATTCGGTAAATTAACTGCGATTGTTTTAGAGCCTGAATTACAATCGCCAGCATAATAAACTACATCATAAGCGTTTAATTCGGAATCTGTACCCGGTTTTTCTTTTTTATATTTCTCAGCTACCGGAAGTCCTTTTTGTAATTCTGGCAGCATACTTACATATTTTGCCAAACGCTTGCTCCATACCTTATCTTTCACTAAAACATAGGCTTCATAAGAAGTACGTGCATTGAACATTTTATCTTCGTAATTCTCAATAGGGCCGATAATGATATCCAGGATATTGGTTTTCATATCTAACCATGCATAATCACTCGCATTAAAATTATCATTCATCAATGCATCTGCTCTAAGGTTCAGGTATTTTTTAAAACCTGCATCTTCTGTCATTAATGCAGCTTGTTTTAATAAACTGGAAGCTCTTTGAAGTTCTGAGGCATAGATTACATGGTAAGGAACACTGACCAGTTTTCCTGTCGAATCCTTTTGAATTACCGAATATGCGTTGAATTTATCTTTTAAGGTAGATTTTTCCAGGTCTGCTTTAGTCATCCCGGCAGGATAAAAGGAAGCACCTTCTGGTTTGGCCCCAATGCCGGCAATAAATGGTTTATCACCATTCAGTCTGTCCCATGGGCCATAATTTATTTTAATAAACTCTTTGGTTTTTTCATCTTTCAGGCTTGCAAGCAGGCTGTCACGCTGCGGATAAGCCTGTTTCCAGAACAATTCATCCATGATCTGGGCTGCCTGAATCAGCAGCGGAAGTATTTTTCGCTCATTCGCACTCAGTACATTCAGATTAGTCGTTAATTTAACCGTTTCATAAATATCCAGTCTGTTGTGTACATATTCCTGTAAACTGTCTTTGACTGCA is a window encoding:
- a CDS encoding dipeptidyl-peptidase 3 family protein produces the protein MNKTTKAALFLAGCSIIAGIGSCTNTSGTKTATTTTTEKPSAVKDSLQEYVHNRLDIYETVKLTTNLNVLSANERKILPLLIQAAQIMDELFWKQAYPQRDSLLASLKDEKTKEFIKINYGPWDRLNGDKPFIAGIGAKPEGASFYPAGMTKADLEKSTLKDKFNAYSVIQKDSTGKLVSVPYHVIYASELQRASSLLKQAALMTEDAGFKKYLNLRADALMNDNFNASDYAWLDMKTNILDIIIGPIENYEDKMFNARTSYEAYVLVKDKVWSKRLAKYVSMLPELQKGLPVAEKYKKEKPGTDSELNAYDVVYYAGDCNSGSKTIAVNLPNDEVIQQKKGTRRSQLKNAMKAKFDKILVPIAAELIDKDQQQYINFDSFFANVMFHEVAHGLGIKNTVTGKGFVKEALKEQSGWLEEGKADILGLYMVTGLLKKGELTGDIKAYYTTFMAGLLRSVRFGASSAHGKANMQCFNFFKEKGAFVRTANGTYKVDFTKFQTAMNDLSNVILTLQGNGDKAAVEKVQKTYAVISPELQADLDRLSKKGIPVDIIFEQGVDVLGVK